A stretch of bacterium DNA encodes these proteins:
- a CDS encoding Na+/H+ antiporter subunit E — translation MKYIGEFILLFGTWLLLTWSLEPAQLIVGAVVSLVVIGLVGDIFLFKAGRVFNPIRVFWFIVYIPYLMIYIVLANLDVAYRVIHPELPIRPGIVKVRTSLKTDMAKTFLANSITLTPGTLTVDIKGDIMYIHWIYVKGRNIEDWSKAVVGRFEPILRRIFE, via the coding sequence ATGAAATACATAGGTGAATTCATATTGCTTTTTGGGACTTGGCTTCTGTTAACCTGGAGTCTTGAGCCGGCGCAACTTATAGTGGGTGCCGTAGTATCGCTTGTGGTTATTGGTCTTGTCGGAGACATATTCCTGTTTAAAGCGGGTCGGGTTTTCAACCCAATCAGAGTGTTCTGGTTTATCGTTTACATACCTTATTTGATGATTTATATAGTCCTCGCGAACCTCGATGTTGCCTATAGAGTTATTCACCCTGAACTTCCTATAAGACCTGGTATCGTTAAAGTCAGAACATCGCTCAAAACCGATATGGCGAAAACATTTTTGGCTAATTCAATAACTCTAACTCCTGGAACGCTTACTGTGGATATAAAGGGTGACATAATGTATATTCATTGGATTTATGTTAAGGGGAGAAACATTGAGGATTGGAGCAAGGCAGTAGTAGGTCGTTTCGAACCGATATTAA
- a CDS encoding monovalent cation/H+ antiporter subunit D family protein, with translation MSTVAMPLMVALPMLFTVLILIIGKFWRYIGPILGVACAAATFYLSLQLITAPDSVYQMGGWIPPIGIVMVLDGLSKLMLLVVNLLAFLVMIYSISYMNRYTAQTKFYALFLLMLTGMNGVVLSGDLFNLFVFTEIASLASYALVGFGVESEELEAGFKYLILGSLASTAILLGVAIVYNLTGTVNMADAANMINAIKPNTALIFAIGMFIFGFALKSGLVPFHAWLPDAHPSAPAPVSAMLSGVLIKALGVYAITRVAFSVFNGEKVILDIILWFGLISAFVGGMLSIGQDDIKRLLAFSSISQVGYIAMGIGIGTPAGIAAALFHLFNHAVFKGLLFLDSGAIEMRTGTRDMRQMGGLMKRMPVTSLSTVIGSLSISGFPPFNGFFSKLLIIIALFQAKAYLFAGVAIFVSFITLAYYVKVQKQILFGPLPKVYSNIKEVPISMTIPLITLSVICLAAGIFYGFLNNALFYPATQAVLNQAKYISMVLGIGG, from the coding sequence ATGAGCACCGTAGCGATGCCATTAATGGTTGCTTTGCCGATGTTGTTCACCGTTTTGATACTAATTATTGGTAAGTTCTGGCGTTACATAGGACCGATATTGGGCGTGGCTTGCGCCGCAGCGACATTTTACCTTTCTCTTCAGCTTATTACTGCACCAGACAGTGTTTATCAGATGGGTGGCTGGATTCCGCCTATAGGTATTGTTATGGTTCTCGATGGGCTGTCGAAGTTAATGCTTCTGGTGGTGAATCTTCTGGCGTTTCTCGTGATGATATACTCGATCTCGTATATGAATCGCTATACTGCACAGACCAAGTTCTACGCGCTGTTTTTGCTTATGCTTACCGGAATGAACGGCGTGGTCCTGAGCGGCGACCTTTTTAACCTTTTCGTTTTCACGGAAATAGCTTCGCTGGCGAGCTATGCGCTCGTTGGGTTCGGTGTCGAGAGCGAGGAGCTTGAGGCGGGATTTAAATACCTTATTCTCGGCTCTTTAGCCTCGACCGCGATACTTCTCGGTGTGGCGATAGTCTATAACCTTACGGGCACGGTTAATATGGCTGATGCGGCTAATATGATAAATGCGATAAAACCCAACACAGCGCTTATTTTTGCGATAGGTATGTTTATTTTTGGTTTTGCGCTCAAGTCAGGTTTGGTGCCGTTTCACGCTTGGCTTCCTGATGCTCACCCCTCTGCGCCGGCTCCGGTATCGGCTATGCTTTCTGGTGTGCTAATAAAAGCACTCGGAGTTTACGCTATAACTCGCGTAGCATTCTCTGTGTTTAACGGTGAAAAGGTTATTCTCGACATAATCCTCTGGTTCGGTCTAATATCAGCTTTTGTCGGTGGAATGCTTAGCATAGGGCAGGATGACATAAAGAGGCTTCTCGCTTTTTCGTCGATAAGTCAGGTTGGCTACATTGCTATGGGTATAGGTATCGGGACGCCGGCTGGCATAGCTGCTGCGCTGTTCCATCTTTTCAATCATGCGGTATTCAAAGGCCTGTTGTTCCTTGATTCTGGCGCCATAGAGATGAGAACTGGAACGCGCGACATGCGCCAGATGGGTGGGTTGATGAAAAGGATGCCCGTGACGAGCTTGTCAACCGTTATAGGCAGCTTGTCCATTTCTGGATTCCCGCCTTTTAATGGTTTCTTCAGCAAACTGCTCATAATAATTGCTCTTTTCCAAGCTAAAGCTTATCTGTTTGCCGGGGTTGCTATTTTTGTCTCGTTCATAACCCTTGCATACTATGTTAAAGTTCAAAAGCAGATTCTTTTCGGACCGTTGCCAAAGGTTTACAGCAATATAAAAGAGGTTCCCATAAGCATGACGATACCACTGATTACGCTTTCGGTTATATGCTTGGCTGCCGGTATATTCTATGGTTTTCTTAACAATGCGCTTTTCTATCCTGCTACTCAGGCTGTTCTTAATCAGGCTAAATACATTTCAATGGTATTGGGAATAGGAGGTTAA
- a CDS encoding NADH-quinone oxidoreductase subunit K — protein sequence MTVFMLDMIIFGLGIYCLIAKRHLIKKIIGMVIIEYSVNLFLILLGYRMQGIAPILSPGQNIIEFAKKGVDPLPQALVLTSIVIGLGTLALMAAYTIKLYEKYKTFDMSEIRKLRG from the coding sequence ATGACGGTCTTCATGCTTGATATGATTATTTTCGGACTCGGAATCTACTGCCTGATTGCGAAAAGACATCTTATAAAGAAGATAATAGGAATGGTTATAATAGAGTATTCTGTGAACTTGTTCCTGATACTTCTTGGTTATCGTATGCAGGGTATAGCGCCGATTCTCTCTCCCGGGCAGAACATAATAGAATTTGCGAAAAAAGGGGTTGACCCTCTTCCTCAAGCTCTCGTTCTAACGAGCATCGTTATAGGACTCGGAACCCTGGCTTTGATGGCTGCGTACACGATAAAGCTTTACGAGAAGTATAAGACATTTGACATGTCGGAAATAAGGAAACTTAGGGGTTAA
- a CDS encoding DUF4040 domain-containing protein: protein MFFFTIILVFMIIGTVIAIETRNMLSAVIAVGAVGFGVSLMFLYLQAPDIAITQVIVEVLSLIILIRTTTYVDNEAIEKRIDNLANIIGLVFLGLFLAFCYWAFAELTPFGSPLMRVGEYYLASGLGDTGAANMVAAVILDYRAYDTLGEAIVIFTSILGAFVILRTRGRKKITEEDLEKVGIPE, encoded by the coding sequence ATGTTTTTCTTTACCATAATCCTGGTATTCATGATAATAGGGACAGTTATAGCGATAGAAACTCGTAATATGCTTTCCGCTGTTATCGCAGTCGGTGCTGTAGGGTTCGGCGTAAGTTTAATGTTCCTTTATCTTCAGGCACCTGATATCGCGATAACCCAGGTTATCGTAGAAGTTCTGAGTTTGATCATATTGATAAGGACCACTACATATGTTGATAACGAGGCTATCGAAAAGCGGATAGACAATTTAGCGAACATTATTGGGCTTGTATTTCTTGGGCTGTTTCTTGCCTTCTGCTACTGGGCGTTCGCGGAATTAACGCCATTCGGGAGCCCGCTTATGAGAGTCGGAGAATACTATCTCGCATCGGGCTTGGGCGATACTGGTGCAGCGAACATGGTGGCTGCTGTGATACTCGATTACAGAGCTTACGATACTCTCGGCGAGGCGATAGTGATATTCACTTCTATTCTCGGAGCATTCGTTATTCTTAGAACTCGTGGAAGGAAGAAAATAACTGAAGAAGACCTCGAAAAGGTTGGAATACCAGAATAA